The Endozoicomonas sp. 4G DNA segment GCCTGTCCTGTTCTGACCACCTGCCTTTTTTCGGCAACACGGCTCGGTCGAGAAACTCTTCCAGTTTTTCAAGGTTTTCTTTTGACCAGAAACCTCGGTCATAACTGACTTGTGATACTTGGGGAAATCGCTGTTTGGCACCTTCCGCAATAGATACAGTCACTTGGTCGTCCGTCTGTTTTTCCATGACTAGATGGTGCAGGGTAAAGCCAAACTGATCCTGCAATACGCAGACTCTGAGGCCAAGCTCCATAGGAGTGCCAGCCTTACCTTTGCTGATCCATTCAGTATGACGTTCGAATAAAGAAAAAACCTTCTCATTATGAGGGATGCTTTCATGGTTCAATACACGACGGACAATCAGCTGACACTGGTAGTCTGAATCTTTTATCCAACGTTCCAGTTCTTTTAGCCGCACGTCTCCCGGCGTACGTGCTCTCAGGAGCTTTAAGGTGACTTCTGCCTTGCTAATAAGCTTCTGGCTGTAGGCAACATAGTCGGCATGGGCCGCTTCAATATCATTCTGCCGGGCATCCCGAAGCGCCTCGTCGGCTGAGGTGGATCGTTTCAGGTTGCGGGCTTTGTTAAATTTCTTCTTATGCCGCTCCTGCAAGTAGCGGCTCTGCCGCCACAGGCTTTCATGCTGCTCCGAAGACAGAGTGGTTGCCCACTCTATCATCTTGCGCGTGGCATCCCTGAGCAGGTTGATATCCGTCGGAAAGTGAACATTGGTTTTTACGACGAACGAGTCAGCGCGGGCGCATAGCCGCTCTTCTTTTTTTTTACCAGCTGGTGACCGGCATTGACGACGACCTGATTGATTTGATCAAGGATTTCCGGTGTGAACAGCGAGATATTGTCTTGCAAAGTTTGCAGTTTGTACTGATGCTCACAATAAGGTCCATGGCCCAGCATCTTTCGGAGAGTTCCATGCTCGTTGGCCAGCTCAAGAAGCCGGTCGTAGTCGCAGTTAATGACCAGCCGCAAGGTGCCAAAAACCAACACCCTCCAGAGATCCATTCCGGGGCGCCCGTTACCTTGGTCGGCAGTTATCATACCCTCAAGCACGTGAAAAACCTGGTTCCTCAACTCGATATTTGTCCAGATATGCTGCAATGCCAAGAGTAATCGAGGAATATCGTCCCTTGACCTGAGGTTGAATGTGATGGCAGAGATGTCAACCTCGCCAAGCTGCATTTGTGGGTTGATGGTTTGGCGCATAAGTGGAAACGGCTCGTTGTGGAAAATCTTCGTTCCTTATATTGGGCTATAAGCCTATGTTTTCAAGTGCTTGAGGGTTTTCGGACAGGCACTAAGTAAGGCTTGTTCTATCTCACTCCCCCTTTGTTATTTGATATTCGACGTTTATATAAAACTAACGGCTCATAATTGGCTTAAATCATTCATGACTAGAAAATACTTCGGCACCGACGGCATCCGTGGCCGTGTCGGTCAATTTCCTATTACCCCTGATTTTGTCCAGAAACTGGGCTGGGCTGCCGGGCGTGTACTAAGGCGCGAGGGCAATAACCGGGTGTTGATTGGTAAAGATACCCGTATCTCCGGCTATATGTTCGAGTCGGCTTTAGAAGCCGGGCTTTCGGCGGCGGGGATGGATGTGTATTTGTTAGGCCCAATGCCTACGCCAGCTGTCGCTTACCTGACCCATACCTACAACGCCAGTGCCGGTATTGTTATCAGTGCTTCCCATAACCCCTATTACGATAATGGCATCAAGTTTTTCTGTGGTGAGGGTCTGAAGTTGCCCGATGGGGTTGAGCTTCAGATTGAAGCGATGCTGGAAGAACCCTTCAGCTGTGTGCCCTGCAATGAGTTAGGTAAGGCTCGCCGTATTAATGATGCCGCTGGTCGCTATATCGAGTTTTGCAAAAGTACCGTACAACCAAGGCTGAATCTGCATGGTCTGAAGATTGTGGTGGATGCCTCCAACGGTGCCTGTTACAAGGTGGGGCCTGCGGTATTTGCTGAGTTGGGGGCTGAGGTGATCAGCACCGGTATTGAGCCCAACGGCACCAATATTAATGACGGTTTGGGTTCCACCTGTATTAACCATTTGCAGCAGCAAGTACTGGAACATCGTGCAGATCTGGGCATTGCCTTTGATGGCGATGGTGACCGGCTGATTATGGTGGATGGTAATGGCGCCGAGCTGGACGGTGATGAGTTGCTGTTTATTATGGCCTGCTCACTGCAAGACCGTGGTCTGTTGCAGGGCGGTGTGGTGGGCACTGTGATGTCCAACCTGGGAATGGAGCACGCCCTGGCCCAGCGCAATATTCCGTTTACCCGTGCAGCGGTGGGCGACCGTTATGTTAATGAGTTGCTGCTGGCCAATGGCTGGTATCTGGGTGGAGAATCCTCCGGCCATCTGATCTGCCGACAGGTGACCACCACGGGTGATGGTATTGTGGCCGCTTTGCAGGTACTGGCAGCGGTTCAGCATTCCGGAAAAACCCTGGCGGAACTGAAGCAGGGCATGAACAAGTACCCACAGCATCTGGTCAATATTGTTATGACCGAGCGCCGGGACCTTACCCGTATTCCTGCAGTGACCCGTGCCGTTACCGAATGCGAACAGGCACTGGCTGGCTGTGGCCGGGTATTGTTGCGTCCTTCCGGTACTGAACCGGTAGTTCGGGTGATGGTAGAAGGTGAGGATAAGGCGGAAATTACCCGGCACTGTCAGGTGTTGGCGGAGAAGGTTGAGCAGGTATTGAAGGCGTTGAACGGTTAATAGGCCTTGAATACACTTCTTTCCGTTATTATCCCCTTTCGGAAGCGGTCAGGTGATCGGGCTTCTATTGAGCGTCTTGATCAGGCCATTGCCTGTTTTGCAGATCAACCAGATATCGAACTCGTGGTTTTTGATACGGGGCGACGATCAACGCGCTTAAAATTGACTAATGGACAGCAGGACAACCTGCGCTATTTCCATCAGTTTCAGCCAGGTGTATTCGCTCCGGGTCAGGTACGTAATGCGGCGGTTGCCCATGCAACCGGTCAGTATATTTTTCTGTTTGATGCGGATTTGTTGATCAGCCGGAAAATGATTAATCAGCTATCAGGCTTTGTTCGGGAATTGACCGTGGAAGGGCCGCTGGCGTTTCGCATGTACCCCTGCCTTTACCTTTCACAACTCTATTCTGCCCATTTTACGGCGGAATTTTTTAAGCCTGTTTTGCAGCAGGCTTTATACCAAGAGGCGTTTGAGTCCTGGTTTCGTGGTGAAGTATGTAAAGTGGATGGCATCGCCCTGGCCTCCAGCTGTTTACTGATCAATCGTGAATGGTTTCTGGCGATGGGTGGCTTTCGTCAGGCGTTTGCTGGCCACGGCTATGAAGACTTTGATCTGATTCACCGACTGGCCATGTATTACCCTGTTGGCAAACGGCCTGCCGATTATCCTGAGGATGTGAAAAGTCAGTTTCCGGGGGATTACCGGGGCTTTCGCCGCTACTTTAGTTATTACGCGGTGCCGCATCTGTTTAAGGGTACATTTCTGCTGCACCAGTGGCACCCAAGGCCACTGACTCGACAGTATCACCGTAAAAGAAAGGAGAATGAAGCCCGTTTTGCCGAGATTCTCAAGGACGCCACGGCGACATTGCCAGAACCTTTGCCGGGCTTTCAGGCAGATGCTGAGATATTAGCTGTTTTAAAAAACGGTGTTTTTGACTCTGATACGGTACTTTCTGATTTTCCTTGCTGGTTACGGGAGCAACAAACATTGAATGGCTTTCCGGTTGAGGAATATCCTGGTCTGTTTCATTTTCAGGCCGGTGTAAGAAAAAAGAATGGCGGTTTTTGGCGGAAATTGCGGAAGTTGTTTTTGAATCCGGTGGCGTTTTTTCGGGATAGTGTGTTTGTGCGGAAAAGCTGGGGAAAAAGGGGCAGGTCTCGCGGAACTGGGCTTAGGTCTTGATTGTTGATATCGTTCAACTCTGTTCTATTTTCAACTCGTTCCCCGGTCTGAGGGTATCGCAAAACCCTGGTTCCCATGCTCCACTCCAGCGGAACCCATACCTAAAGACGCTGTAGAGTCCGCTTTTCAGGGGAGATCGGGATAGGGCGTAGCCTCACAGCTACGCTCCTCCCACAACACCCAGCATACGGGTCCGTACTGGGCGTTTCGGTCAGTTAAGCAGCCAATAATCTAATCAAACCTAATTCATCGAACCAACTATTCGGCAATGTTAAGTGCAGCGCAGGACTCCGGCTTATCCGCCAGTACCCTTTGCTCGATCCTACTGTCTGCCTCGTCAGCTCTTCACTGACTCCTCGCCTTCTTAGCTCCGCATATCGCTTCGGACTTTTCTTCCATTGATACCAGAGCAAACTTCTCAATCGTCGCCTGATCCAGCAGTCAAAGTTTTCAAACTCCGAACGGGTTTCAACTTCTCGAAAGTAGTTCTTCCAGCCCCGTAAATAGCGATTCAGAGACTCCAATCTCTGCTCCAGTGACCGCCCGCCTTTGCGGGTTAGTTGTTTGACCTTGTCCCTGAACCGCTTGCAGGTTTTATCTGCCAGCTTCTTCCTGCCATCTCTGGTAAAGCTGTATCCCAGGAACGCCCGCCTCCATGCCTTGTCAACTGCACTTTTCGCAACGTTGACTTTCAGCTTCAGCTTACTTTCGATGTAACGAGTCAAACTTGCCATCACTCTCTCGCCTGCTTTCTTGCTTCGCACAAACACCCGACAGTCATCAGCGTAACGTACAAATCGTAAATCACGCTTTTCTAACTCTTTATCGAGTTCATCCAGTACGATGTTAGACAACACAGGTGAGAGCGGCCCTCCCTGAGGCACTCCTTCCGTCTGCGGTTTTACCAGCCCGTTCTCCATCACTCCGGACTGTAGGAATCGTCGAATTAAACGTAATACATCCTTGTCATCTGTGTGAACTGCCAGTTTTGCCATCAGTCGATCATGGTTAACCCGATCGAAGAATTTCGACAGGTCAATGTCCACAACCCAGTTATATCCTTCTCGGATATACGACTGAGCCTGATTAATCGCCTGATGAGCTGACCGGTTCGGCCTGAACCCGTAACTGAAAGATGAGAACCTTAGTTCCCACTCGGCCTGCAATACTTGCTGTATCGCTTGCTGCACCATTCGGTCTAAGGCGATTGGTATACCCAACTGCCTTTCTCCTCCGTCCGGTTTGGGAATCAGTACTCGCCTTACGGGAGCAGGACGCCATTCTCCCTGCAAAAGACATTGTCGCAGTTCATGACCATGTTCTTGTAGATGGGTGTACAACCCTTCCACTGTCATACGGTCGATCCCTGCTGCGCCTTTATTGCGTTTAACTCGCTGAAAGGCTCTTGTTAAATTATTGGGGTTGGCGATACGCTCCATCAGTCTAGTACCACCCGCCGGGCTTTCGTAATCCTGTGATACCGACACGACCTCAGCTCTCATAGCCTTGCAGCCTCCGGTTCCGCCGTGACCACTTGGCATGAGTTCCAGTGTTTGCTGGATTTGTCTGCGTCCAGTGTATCGAATAACAGAAACTACTCACCACTCTGTACCGTTCAGGCCTTCACTGACATACGCCAGCTACTATGCCATCTGCTGACTTCTGTGTGGCGGTCAAGTCACCTTACGATGACCTCAGTCCGAAATATCAGACACCACACAGACCTCCCGAGGTAAGTCACACCGCCTTCGCCGCACAACCGCCAGATCTACTGCCTGAATGTCCGGATGAGTATGGACTTCGTCATCATACGCTGACTCGTCCTCACGCAAACAGCCTCATATCTGATTTCTGTTCGTCGGCTCGCGGTTTTGCTCCACACTGCCTTCAGCCTGCACCTCACGATACAAACCTTGTGCTTCACTAGTCCTTCGCCCTCATCTGGCTGGACAGGGGACTTTCACCCCCAAGCTGTGTGACATGCTCGGCACACGTATGCATTCCCACGCAGAGCGTGGGAACGAGGAAAAGGTTTGAAAAGTAATGACTATTGATATTCGCCAAATAATGGCCAATGCCCTGCGTGAACAAGGTAATGCGCTTTTAGCATTAAGTGAGCGCGTTGATGATTCTTTTGAGCAAGCTGTCCAGTTAATGCTTGCCTGTAAAGGCCGGGTTATCATTTCTGGCATGGGCAAATCAGGCCTGATCGGAAAGAAGATAGCTGCAACACTGGCCTCTACAGGCACCATGAGCTTTTTCATGCACCCTGGTGAAGCTTTCCATGGCGACTTGGGTATGATTCGTTTTGATGAAAAAGCCGATGCTATTGTTTTAATTTCATACAGCGGTGAAACGGATGAAGTGCTGAAGCTGATTCCTTCGCTGAAAAGCTTTGGTACCAAGATCATTGCCATTACCGGCGGCATGGATTCAACACTGGCAAAAAATGCTGACGTTGTGTTGAACGGCTCTATAAAAGAAGAAGTTTGCCCAAACAATCTGGCACCTACCACTTCAACAACAGTAGCAATCGCTATTGGTGATGCGCTGGCCGTCGCCCTGATTAAAGCTCGTGATTTCCAACCGCACGACTTTGCAAAATTCCATCCTGGCGGCAGTCTGGGTCGTCGACTCCTGACTCGTGTAAAAGATGTCATGGAAAAAGATCGTTTACCCTTGGTGACGATATCTACTCCAATGCACGATGTTATTTTAACGATGACTGAAACTCGGTCTGGCATGGCTATTGTTATGGATGACAATAACAATCTGGCTGGTGTCATAACCGATGGTGATTTGCGTCGTTATATGACTAGCCATGATAATATTCTTGGTTTGAAAGCCAATGATTTAATGAGTGAGAACCCTGTTTGTATAGCCGAGAATGCAATGCTTTCTGAGGCTGAAAATGCTATGAAAGCTAGTCATATAAAGTGTCTTGTTGCGACTGGTGAAGATGGCAGGGTTGTTGGGTTGGTTGATTGGGCGGTTTGAGATGTAGCCTGAAATATGTAGCCTGAGATAAAGAAGCCGATTTGAATTTATTTAAATCGGCTTTTTTATTTTGGCTCGTTCCCACGTGTGGCAGAACAGTGAGGAGTAAAAGATGAGTAACGAAATTTCAGAAAGCAAAATTATGAAGGCACTTGATTGGACTTATGATAAAGCGGTTAATGGTGTGCCGGGGCTTGATTCAGCTCAAGAAATGGCAGCAGATTATCTTAAAAATTCTGGCACACTGAAAAGCAAAGCAAATTCGTTAATTCGCTGGCAAAATACTAAAGCTGGCACATCTGGTTTTCTGACAGGTCTTGGAGGCATAATAACAATACCTGTTTCCATCCCTGCAAATATCACAAGTGTCATGTATGTTCAGATTAGGATGATTGCAGCAATTGCCCATATGGGTGGTCATGATTTAAAAGATGATCGTGTAAAATCACTTGTCTATGCTTGCTTAACAGGAAATGCTGCAAAAGACATATTAAAAGACATTGGTATTGTCGTTGGTAAAAAGCTGACTACAAATGCAATAAAAAATATCTCTGGTAAAACGATTGCAGCAATTAATCAAAAAGTAGGATTTAAACTGCTTACAAAATTTGGTGAGAAAGGAGCTATCAACTTAGGAAAATCAGTTCCTATAATTGGCGGGGTTATTGGTGGTACATTTGACTCAGTTACTACAAATACAGTAGGTAATATAGCAAGAGATACCTTTATTACTAATTGATAGCTTCGGGTATACGCTTAAATCGGGTAAGAGCTGGTCTTTCTCCAGCTACCCCCAGTCGAGTCAACCCAGTGAACCTCCCCCTCAGCTGCCCACAAATTCAGACATAAAAGTCCCCCTTCATCCGGCTCTTCTCACCCAGCAGCTAACACACAACCAAAGCGCCAGCGTGCCATTAGCCACGGGGCTCGCTTTGCGACTCTCCCCAAACATCGGGAAGCACGCCTTTTTCGCCCTCTCAACTTCTTGCATTTGCCCATAGCCCACCGAACCCGTGTTGCTACCACGCAGTTCAGAACCTTCTTCAATTCTGATGGGTAAAACTTCCCATAGTCATTGACCCAACCCTGTACAATTCCCACGCTGGAGCGTGGGAACGAATCATATACAGCGAATATAGGATCAAGAAAATAATGTATAGGGAAAAGTTTTTGCACAATCAGCCAATTTTCAGGACACTTTCTTTATCTAATTTGATAAATGATTTGATAATCACTTCTTTCTCTAAAAGAATGGACTCTATAACAGAAAGTTTCGCATTACCTGTTGTAAGATACACCAGTTTTGGTGGATAGCCATGCTGAATTGCATAGTGTAGAAAATCTTTATCTTTGGTGACAATGGTTAACCTTTGTTTTTTCGCATAACGCCAGACTTCGATATCTGGTGAGTTATCGAGCCTTGAATGCAAAACATGAAGACTTCCGGGATATGCATCATTGATTCTCGCAACAAGTTTTGGTGAAAGATTTTCGTCCAGTAATAGCATCAGGCAGCACCAGATAACTGATTGGCTGCGTAAAGCAACGCAGCCTTTACCTGTTCTGCCAGAAGGTTAGGATGTTCATCCAATACTTCTGCTTGCGTCATACCACTGGCCAGCATTTCAAGTATGTCAGTGACCGTTATTCTGGTTCCCTTAATGGTAGGTTTTCCAAAACGTTTTGCCTGATCAATTTCAATATACTCTAAATAATCGTCCTTATTCATAATTCGCTCCTGGATGAGGAAATAAGCATTATATGGCGAGCCATTACCCTATATCGTTTATAGATTTAAATATAACTTTACATGGCCACTCTATTCTAAACCCAAACCATCTAGAAAACCGGAGTTTTACCACTCTGACAGATTGTTTGCCCTTAGGCGCTCTTCTTCATCATTAAGAGAATCTTTGACCCAGAGTCTGTCAGCTACTTTTTCAGGATTTCGGTTTATACGTTCAACGAATTTTTTTGCGGCTTCGAGCAGATCTTCTGCCGTTTTATGGCAGTGATGGTATGTAACATCTTCCCGGAACCAGCGCCATAAGGCTTCTACAGGCATAAAGTCAGGGCTGTAGGCTGGCATCTGGATAATGTTCAAATTCAGGCGTAGCCCCGCGTCCCTTACAAAGTGTGCGGTATGCCATGATGCACCATCCCACACAATGTCGATTTTCCTGTCAGGGTTCTCCTGCCTGATTCGTTCCAGAACATTAACGGTGTGCTCTTTCCGCCCACAGGGATAAGGCCACATTCTGACCTGACCAAAATTGTAGTAATAGATTCCGTAGAAGGTGATCTTGTCAGCCAGCTTTGGAGAGTGTGAACTGACCCAGAGTCTTTCGCCTTTACGGGACCAGCCATAGCCAATATCGGCATCTTGATGAATATGAGCTTCGTCAATGTAGACCAGCAGGCGTTTCTGGAAAGTGGCTTCTGACAGCAACGGCTTTAAAGTTTCAAGAAAGGTAGCCCGTTTTACCGAGTCAGCCTTGTTGAGCAGTTTTTTGGCTTTCTTCCATGAATACCCCTGCCGTTTAAGAACCTGTCGTATGGTCTCACGGCAACATCGTACCTGAAAGCAATCCCAACACCATTGAACCAAGTATTTCAACGTCCAGCGAGGTGAGTTAAGAGAACTTTCCTGGTTAGCTGCTTTTTCCAGTGTCCGGTCAATCAGGCAAGCAGCAGCTTTACTGATAATTTGACAAAAGGGGGGGCGGCCCCCAGTCCGCTTATAAACCATAGCCTCCGGCCCCTTTGAATTGTAGCGGTGAATCCAGTCAGTGACCGTTTCGAGATGCCGCCCCAATTGCTTGGCAACCTGAGTTGCAGAAGAACCCTGTGCCACTTGATAGAGCGCAGAAAAGCGCTCTCGTGTACGTGGGTGAGCTGCATGTATGGACTGCTGGAGCAGACAATCTTGTGTCTGCTGCCACTGTTGAGGGGAGACTTTTAATACCATGGGTAAGCAAGAAAAAATGAAAACTATCTTACTTATAGCGACGGGCTTGGCATGTCGTAGTGGGCGTAGTCATACAGGTAAATGAACGACTGTGATTGCGCACCTTCCCTATACCGGGGTGCGCTAGGTACCAATCCATTAAACTCCGGTTTTCTAGATGGTTTGGGTTTAGCAGCAATTTCTCAAGAAGTAATTTTTCACTGTTGCCGCAATGAGTCAGGTTTTCGAACATCACCCGGTGACTTGCTTCTGTCGCCTTGACGGCAAGTCAGGCATTTTCTGGCCATGGCTATGAAGACATTGATCTGATTCACCGACTGGCCATGTATTACCCTGTTGGCAAACGGCCTGCCGATTATCCTGTGGATGTGAAAAGTCAGTTTCCGGGGGACTATCTTGAAAAACACCGCGGGGCTTTCGCCGCTACTTTAGTTATTACGCGGTGCCGCATCTGTTTAAGGGTACCTTTCAGCTGCACCAGTGGCACCCAAGGCCACTGACTCGACAGTACCACCGTAAAAGAAAGGAGAACGAAGCCCGTTTTGCCGAGATTCTCAAGGACGCCACGGCGACGTTGGGGAAAAAGGGGTAGGTCTCGCGGAACCGGGGTTAGGTCTTGATTGTTAATATCG contains these protein-coding regions:
- a CDS encoding IS630 family transposase; protein product: MVLKVSPQQWQQTQDCLLQQSIHAAHPRTRERFSALYQVAQGSSATQVAKQLGRHLETVTDWIHRYNSKGPEAMVYKRTGGRPPFCQIISKAAACLIDRTLEKAANQESSLNSPRWTLKYLVQWCWDCFQVRCCRETIRQVLKRQGYSWKKAKKLLNKADSVKRATFLETLKPLLSEATFQKRLLVYIDEAHIHQDADIGYGWSRKGERLWVSSHSPKLADKITFYGIYYYNFGQVRMWPYPCGRKEHTVNVLERIRQENPDRKIDIVWDGASWHTAHFVRDAGLRLNLNIIQMPAYSPDFMPVEALWRWFREDVTYHHCHKTAEDLLEAAKKFVERINRNPEKVADRLWVKDSLNDEEERLRANNLSEW
- the ltrA gene encoding group II intron reverse transcriptase/maturase — encoded protein: MPSGHGGTGGCKAMRAEVVSVSQDYESPAGGTRLMERIANPNNLTRAFQRVKRNKGAAGIDRMTVEGLYTHLQEHGHELRQCLLQGEWRPAPVRRVLIPKPDGGERQLGIPIALDRMVQQAIQQVLQAEWELRFSSFSYGFRPNRSAHQAINQAQSYIREGYNWVVDIDLSKFFDRVNHDRLMAKLAVHTDDKDVLRLIRRFLQSGVMENGLVKPQTEGVPQGGPLSPVLSNIVLDELDKELEKRDLRFVRYADDCRVFVRSKKAGERVMASLTRYIESKLKLKVNVAKSAVDKAWRRAFLGYSFTRDGRKKLADKTCKRFRDKVKQLTRKGGRSLEQRLESLNRYLRGWKNYFREVETRSEFENFDCWIRRRLRSLLWYQWKKSPKRYAELRRRGVSEELTRQTVGSSKGYWRISRSPALHLTLPNSWFDELGLIRLLAA
- a CDS encoding glycosyltransferase, whose translation is MNTLLSVIIPFRKRSGDRASIERLDQAIACFADQPDIELVVFDTGRRSTRLKLTNGQQDNLRYFHQFQPGVFAPGQVRNAAVAHATGQYIFLFDADLLISRKMINQLSGFVRELTVEGPLAFRMYPCLYLSQLYSAHFTAEFFKPVLQQALYQEAFESWFRGEVCKVDGIALASSCLLINREWFLAMGGFRQAFAGHGYEDFDLIHRLAMYYPVGKRPADYPEDVKSQFPGDYRGFRRYFSYYAVPHLFKGTFLLHQWHPRPLTRQYHRKRKENEARFAEILKDATATLPEPLPGFQADAEILAVLKNGVFDSDTVLSDFPCWLREQQTLNGFPVEEYPGLFHFQAGVRKKNGGFWRKLRKLFLNPVAFFRDSVFVRKSWGKRGRSRGTGLRS
- a CDS encoding DUF5615 family PIN-like protein, whose product is MLLLDENLSPKLVARINDAYPGSLHVLHSRLDNSPDIEVWRYAKKQRLTIVTKDKDFLHYAIQHGYPPKLVYLTTGNAKLSVIESILLEKEVIIKSFIKLDKESVLKIG
- a CDS encoding DUF433 domain-containing protein, which codes for MNKDDYLEYIEIDQAKRFGKPTIKGTRITVTDILEMLASGMTQAEVLDEHPNLLAEQVKAALLYAANQLSGAA
- a CDS encoding ISNCY family transposase (programmed frameshift), whose product is MRQTINPQMQLGEVDISAITFNLRSRDDIPRLLLALQHIWTNIELRNQVFHVLEGMITADQGNGRPGMDLWRVLVFGTLRLVINCDYDRLLELANEHGTLRKMLGHGPYCEHQYKLQTLQDNISLFTPEILDQINQVVVNAGHQLVKKKEERLCARADSFVVKTNVHFPTDINLLRDATRKMIEWATTLSSEQHESLWRQSRYLQERHKKKFNKARNLKRSTSADEALRDARQNDIEAAHADYVAYSQKLISKAEVTLKLLRARTPGDVRLKELERWIKDSDYQCQLIVRRVLNHESIPHNEKVFSLFERHTEWISKGKAGTPMELGLRVCVLQDQFGFTLHHLVMEKQTDDQVTVSIAEGAKQRFPQVSQVSYDRGFWSKENLEKLEEFLDRAVLPKKGRWSEQDRLRERHPEFIRAKRKHSAVESDINALEQHGQDRCPDTGIDGFRRYVSLAVLGTNLHRLGALLQKQAVQTSKKAA
- a CDS encoding EcsC family protein — protein: MSNEISESKIMKALDWTYDKAVNGVPGLDSAQEMAADYLKNSGTLKSKANSLIRWQNTKAGTSGFLTGLGGIITIPVSIPANITSVMYVQIRMIAAIAHMGGHDLKDDRVKSLVYACLTGNAAKDILKDIGIVVGKKLTTNAIKNISGKTIAAINQKVGFKLLTKFGEKGAINLGKSVPIIGGVIGGTFDSVTTNTVGNIARDTFITN
- a CDS encoding KpsF/GutQ family sugar-phosphate isomerase, whose product is MTIDIRQIMANALREQGNALLALSERVDDSFEQAVQLMLACKGRVIISGMGKSGLIGKKIAATLASTGTMSFFMHPGEAFHGDLGMIRFDEKADAIVLISYSGETDEVLKLIPSLKSFGTKIIAITGGMDSTLAKNADVVLNGSIKEEVCPNNLAPTTSTTVAIAIGDALAVALIKARDFQPHDFAKFHPGGSLGRRLLTRVKDVMEKDRLPLVTISTPMHDVILTMTETRSGMAIVMDDNNNLAGVITDGDLRRYMTSHDNILGLKANDLMSENPVCIAENAMLSEAENAMKASHIKCLVATGEDGRVVGLVDWAV
- the glmM gene encoding phosphoglucosamine mutase — encoded protein: MTRKYFGTDGIRGRVGQFPITPDFVQKLGWAAGRVLRREGNNRVLIGKDTRISGYMFESALEAGLSAAGMDVYLLGPMPTPAVAYLTHTYNASAGIVISASHNPYYDNGIKFFCGEGLKLPDGVELQIEAMLEEPFSCVPCNELGKARRINDAAGRYIEFCKSTVQPRLNLHGLKIVVDASNGACYKVGPAVFAELGAEVISTGIEPNGTNINDGLGSTCINHLQQQVLEHRADLGIAFDGDGDRLIMVDGNGAELDGDELLFIMACSLQDRGLLQGGVVGTVMSNLGMEHALAQRNIPFTRAAVGDRYVNELLLANGWYLGGESSGHLICRQVTTTGDGIVAALQVLAAVQHSGKTLAELKQGMNKYPQHLVNIVMTERRDLTRIPAVTRAVTECEQALAGCGRVLLRPSGTEPVVRVMVEGEDKAEITRHCQVLAEKVEQVLKALNG